A DNA window from Maribellus comscasis contains the following coding sequences:
- a CDS encoding UPF0158 family protein, whose translation MKPTDKQIEEIADNLDSGMRCFYHLKSGEIKTILNFDSWLDADKEPWQEDLNEIDENWGDYFEFDRFDTHDSFKIMADFAERIDDLKLQDRLINALNRPKPFRNFKWQIDHSGVFRRQWFDFKKMRYIQFVKEQIDLNDKDFNV comes from the coding sequence ATGAAACCGACTGATAAACAGATAGAAGAAATTGCTGACAATTTGGATTCAGGAATGAGATGTTTTTATCATCTCAAATCAGGAGAGATAAAGACAATTCTTAATTTTGACAGCTGGCTTGATGCCGATAAAGAACCATGGCAGGAGGATTTAAATGAGATTGATGAGAATTGGGGGGATTATTTTGAATTTGATCGTTTTGATACCCACGATTCATTTAAAATAATGGCAGACTTTGCGGAGCGTATTGATGACTTGAAATTGCAGGACAGACTAATAAATGCATTAAACAGACCCAAACCTTTTCGAAACTTTAAGTGGCAAATTGATCACTCAGGCGTATTCCGGCGACAATGGTTTGATTTTAAAAAAATGCGTTATATTCAATTTGTTAAAGAGCAGATTGACCTAAACGACAAGGATTTTAATGTATAG
- a CDS encoding 6-bladed beta-propeller: MKNKITTLAVILFVLAGCRQSGTQDDLVSIDPTATYPEKELILQDFMDVEYIPLETNDEFVTQGVVMAIGKQFILTKNWSNDGNIFVFDRKTGKALRKINRMGKGPEEYGHLTDIVLDEENNQLFINCFSTKKILVYDLFGNFKRSFNHAENIRYVNVFNYDTDNLICYNELTLYKDGENKGNDSFHMIISKQDGSVTRNISIPFDVIKTPAVQEGDGFAATFVPPLIPYQNNWLLVETSSDTVYNYISKEDKLIPFLVKKTTTNPEIFLTMGTLTDRFYFMKTVKRIFDFTTGRGFPVNNLMYDRQENAVFKPAVLNGDFIKRKTADMTSHPLNSEIAAFQNLEAFQLAEAYKNDKLKGKLKEIAAGLNEESNPVIMLMKYKK; this comes from the coding sequence ATGAAAAACAAAATTACAACTTTGGCAGTCATCCTGTTTGTGCTGGCAGGCTGCAGGCAATCCGGAACACAGGATGATCTTGTCTCAATTGATCCAACAGCAACTTATCCTGAGAAGGAGCTGATTCTTCAGGATTTTATGGATGTAGAATACATCCCGTTGGAAACGAATGATGAATTTGTTACTCAGGGGGTTGTAATGGCAATAGGCAAGCAATTTATATTAACAAAAAACTGGAGCAACGATGGGAATATCTTTGTTTTTGACAGAAAAACCGGTAAAGCATTAAGAAAGATAAACAGAATGGGCAAAGGTCCTGAAGAATATGGTCATTTAACTGATATTGTTCTGGATGAAGAGAACAATCAACTATTTATCAATTGTTTTTCAACGAAAAAGATATTGGTGTATGACTTGTTTGGCAACTTCAAACGAAGTTTTAACCATGCGGAAAACATCAGGTATGTAAATGTATTCAATTATGATACGGACAATCTGATTTGTTACAACGAGCTGACGTTATACAAAGATGGCGAGAACAAAGGGAATGATTCTTTCCATATGATTATATCAAAACAAGATGGGAGTGTTACCCGGAATATTTCAATTCCTTTTGATGTGATTAAAACACCGGCGGTACAGGAAGGAGATGGGTTTGCAGCAACTTTTGTGCCCCCGTTAATTCCATATCAGAACAATTGGCTGCTTGTTGAAACATCCTCTGATACCGTTTATAACTATATTTCCAAAGAAGATAAACTAATTCCCTTTCTTGTTAAAAAAACCACTACAAATCCGGAAATATTTCTTACGATGGGGACCCTTACTGACCGTTTTTATTTTATGAAAACCGTAAAAAGAATATTTGACTTCACTACCGGGAGAGGATTTCCGGTTAACAATTTAATGTACGACAGGCAGGAAAATGCTGTATTCAAACCGGCTGTACTCAATGGAGATTTTATTAAAAGAAAAACAGCGGATATGACATCACACCCGTTGAATAGTGAAATTGCGGCCTTCCAAAATCTGGAAGCCTTCCAACTTGCTGAAGCTTATAAAAATGATAAACTAAAGGGCAAATTAAAGGAAATTGCAGCTGGCCTGAACGAGGAATCAAATCCTGTAATCATGCTGATGAAATATAAGAAATAA